In Gossypium hirsutum isolate 1008001.06 chromosome A10, Gossypium_hirsutum_v2.1, whole genome shotgun sequence, the DNA window TGAAAATTGCATATCGACTAGGGTCAATCCTTTCTACCACCTGCAATTACATAAAACAATACTGGATGCAAGGTTCTTCCAGGGAATGGTTTCAAGTATTCACCTTTCTATGATAAATTTCCACCTTATACTTTTTCTATATGAACAAGGCAACAACCATAACACTGATAAGCACGAGTAGCATGTAAAATAAGAGGCCATTGTACAATTTTTCACTAAACCAATTTCAGATGATAGGCCACAAGCCCCACACCATCAGAAAATCCATCAGTactcttaagtaaaacaatattGAGACTCATTTCTTCTACATAAGAAATAATTGCAAGCATACCTCCTCTTGACCATggattcctttttcttttgactgtgtaactaaaatatcatttttcaactAAAAGGTATTGAGCAAAATCAGGAAAAGAAAAACCCAACAATAACTTTTGTGTAGCTAGAATAGATCAAATTACCTATACTGCAATTGTAACTTGAGCCGTTCATCTTTCTCCGGTGTTGTACCACGAGCAATGGTTCCCTTAATTGGCTTGGCTTCAAGTATACCATTTCTATCTAGTTGCAAGAACCTCTCAGGCGAAGAAGAGCATATGCATAAATTTTCCTTTGAAAAATTTAGCCATGAAGCATAGGGAGCTGGATTTTTCTCTCTAAGATGAAGATAAAGTCTCAAAGGATCTACTTCCCCAATGAATTTTCTGAACTGAGTTGTGAGGCAGAGCTCATAGCTTTCTCCATCTTTAATGTACTCCAGACATTTCTCAACATCACTCACGTATTGCTTTTGGGATTTCTCAGAAAGAAAACCTGCTTCACGTGGAGAGTTTGCCACAGGTTTTGAAATCCGCTCATGTAATTGTCTTGTTGCTGAACCTTTCAAGCTGACAAGCTTCTTTTCGGTATCATCCAGCCATTGGGTCTTAGTTGTATTTCCTTCTTGTAAGGACAATACATAAACATCATTGGTATGATGATCAATAACTACAAGGTTATCGGCAAAGAAAAAGCAAGCATCTGGAGTTGTGGATTTGTGAGCATTAGATGCTGCGCCACATTCTACTTTAAGATTATACCTGCAATAGGAGCAAATTCATGTAAAGCGAGAAAAATTCACATTACAGCATGATAACACCGTTTCCAATCCACCGAGAGTCAATGAACTGTTGGTTGTGTTGGAACAAGGAAGTGGATACACAAGGGAAATCCAATAAAATTACAGCTAGAGATAAAATACGATTCTATCAAGCTCAAAGAACCTTTTATTTTCGTTTCAGAAGCAGAAAAAACGAAAGAAATCAACATTTGTACAAACAACATACCCTATATAACCGATAAATCCACCATAGAAGTCAAATGGCAGGCCTTCATAATCTTTTTCCTCGTGATACAGTGACAGAAGCTCCTGTTACATGAAGAGTTACCATAAATTCAAACtgtttaatcatataaattagcATGAAAACCAAACATCATTTTCAGTATGATTGGAAGATACACAATCAACACATTACTATTATAGGCTTGGAcagagtatttttatttttcataaacaaGTTTGTACAGTCACCCGGAGAGATATACACTCGAAGCATCCAAACCTAAAGCTAACATGAAGTCTATTTGATAACCAAAATACCATGGGATAAATTCTGACACAGGTATTTTCAGATCTTTCTAAGTTTATCCATGTATTTGGAGGTCCTAGGAGAGTCATATTTCCACAGCTATGTCCAGATAGGTGTTGGACACAATGTATTATACGGGTACCTTAAGAAAATGAAGAGTTGGAGCAACATAGATAGCGTCTTCAAATTTCTATTATATTCTCACAACTTTTATCGACGTTATCTGATGTGCTGACTAGGAATGACTAATACATCCATCAAGATTCATAAATACCTTGttcaaatattcaaaaaaacCTTCTTCCAGAATTTTGCTGCAAGTAAAGCCTTTGTTATCTTCAATCAATAAATGACCTCCGCGTTCACCAGCTGTATCACTACAAAAGGAATGAACTGTTTAACTACCATATGATACTCAAAACAACTAATGAATATCGATCGTCAAGCAAGTAATCACATAAATAGGCCTGGGTAAAAGCATAAAGAAAAATCACCTAATTTGGAACCTCAAAAATACTTATgaagacaaaaagaaaatttgactATATCGATTGAGAGATAACAGGAATAGATTACGTTCAAACCTTTCTTCAGACAGTCTGAAAGTTAATTGCTTCCAAAGATCTCCACCTTTACCCCCCATGAACGAAAACCGTGCTCTTCCCTGAATGTCACAGGGAAAAATTAGGATCACTAAAAGAGGATATCCATCACAATAAATATCCCTATATAAGGACCATGGAAACATTGGCTTCAGGCTAGTTGCTTCTAAACAGACTACTAAGCCTTTTGCTTATGCAAATGATAATTGAAACTTAGATCAAACAATTCAAAATGCATTCTTACTAAAAATTTTGACTATGATTGAAAAGAATCTATGACATTAATCTCAGAAGATTATGCAGTAGAATAAATTTTATGCATTCTTTTATGTCAGCCAGAAGTTCCATCTTGGTCAAGCACGACATGAATAGCCAAAACATTAATTTGGTCTAGATTTCAACAGCAAATCATAAATGTCAATGATGAACTCCACAACTTGCTAATTCACACATACGGTTTACATAGTATAAACGCACGTTGCATTACAACTCTATGTCAAATAAATGCACTAGAAAGAGAATTCCATATAAATAGCAGGAtcaaaataactaaaacatataaataaaatgaataaatgattgaaaATTGCAATGTTCCATATGCAAGGGATTTCACTGAGCAATAAACCAACCTTCTCTGTTGATGAACTGTCCAACCAAAAAGTGTTTTCAGCCTTATTTTTCCCAAAAAGTTCGGTAAATATGTTTCTTGCTCCACCGACTTCACTTGCCAAGTGACCGAACTTCCTCCATTTCAACCTTAGAAATTTAGCACCTAAGCTCGGAGGCAAAATATTTACCATATCAAAAAATCCTAAATTTCGCTGATTTGCACCTCGCATAAATTGCCCACTGCTACAAGCTTCTCCATTAACTCGGAAATCTGCCTTTTTTACTGATTGCCTATGAACAGCTCCAAAAAGTCCAGTAGCATGGGGTACCTGCATGGACGCTAAAACAAGTTTACTGCTCAGAGAAGCATATGCATCTCCCTAGGCAAAGCAGAAGATAAAAAGCAGCAGCTAAAGCAGAGGTCTCGGTCAAATAACAATATGTAATTTCAAATTGTCTAAAAAGTATTCAGACAAATGGAAAGAGGCAGGTCAAATCATTTTCAGCTATACTAAACCACCTTTTACCCCATAAGAACACCATGTTTAATATCATACAGATTATAATccaagttattattttaatgaaatgagCATCTCCAAAGTCTGAACAGCCAAAATAGAATATCTCCCATACCTCTATGGTTGACAAGAGAAAGGGAGTGTGGGATagaaagttctttttttttttcattaaggaTAGAAAGCAAGTCAACAACACAAGTAGTACAAAAGTTATATTTCTAAAGGAGTTTCATTTTACCAGTATAATGGATATTTCTGTCACTGCTGAATGACGAACTCGTTTGTAACCAATAATCCTTGGTTATTTCTCTGAAGTTCTTGAATATCTGTCTCCCGTAAGTTGTAGCAACACTTTCGGGATGAAACTgaagtaaaattataaaagtcAAGAGAATGGCTAAAGAAATACAGATAAAGGGAAATATAGAAGCGAAGTTTAAAACGAGATAATCTTGGAGCTTACCTGCACGCCATAATGAGGCCAAGTAGCATGCCTAATGCCCATTACAACTTTTCTACTTTTTGTTCCGTTAACATGACCCCAATAACTTCCATTTTTTGCTGAAAAAGAGTCAAAGTTTGCTTTCTGTCTTTCACTCTCATAAGCATCGGGGATGGCATCAAACTTCTGGGTCTCAAGGAAAGAAAGTGTGTCATCGGAAGCAGTCCAAGCTATAGGTATGAGATCTTTTGGGAGAGATTCTGCATCTATAACAAGTGAATGATATCGAACAACCTGTAAAAAAGAACAACCAACAGGTTCAAAATGACACAATCACTGCATCATAGTGACTGTTTAATATGACAGCAGTTAACACAACTATAGTCCTCCACATGTTTATCCCATCAAAAGAGATGCCAAAATAACAAATGATACCACATAACTGTGCAGAAACATACAAGGAGCTTTTACAGAAATGGGGAGACCATTGTTTTCACATTCAAGCTCAATATAAGAGAAGCCTGACCTTGAACCTTGAATTTCTGCCAGACGGTATATTAGCAAATAGATTGCAGCCGTTGTGCTCAATTTCACTGTACACAACAAGGAACAAATAAATGCAAAGGAAAAGAAgaacaaaataatttgaaatccATTATTTCATACTTGTAAAAATACTGCCATTTAGTGAGATTGGTTTATCATCTGAAcatcaagaaaataaaagaaacttgtAATGATATATCATGATACCTCAAGCGTCCATGGATTGGCTCAGATGCATGGATAATTTGAGCATCATGTGCATAACCTAGAGCCTGCCAGATCGACTTTCAATTAAATATGGACAAACAGTTCCCAGTAAAAGAGTGTGAAAGAGTGGAACCCGATCCGGACACCTAGAACTTAATAGTGCAAATAGAATCCTCATAGATGTTTTTCAACATAAAACAGCATGTTGACCAAAAACTTTGAAGTCCAGCAAAGAAAATTGCAAAACACAGATtgtataatgaaaaataaaatcatgAGGCAGCTCAATTTTAAGTCCATTAAGATTGAATAACTGAACTGAAATGATGACATAAGATGGAAAATTCAAGCATAACATTGTAGTGAAGAAGCTATAACATTTTCTcattaaaattgtaataaaagcaTGGAAAGGAAATACCTGATGCCCAAGGCAAACACCCAAAATAGGGATATCCCAGCACTCTAACAGAAGCTGGCGACACACTCCTGTAAATTTCAACGTGGTTTATTAGACATGGTCATAATCTGAGAACCCCAAATAGATTGCATTCTTCAACACCACTCTTTTGGATTGAGGAGGTAATATCAACTTCGCTGATTTAAGTCAAAAACTATTTGACTGCATTATATTACTTCAAAAAGCATAGGATTTTGGTGAGAAGGCACATATAGAAGTATATCACAATTTAAACTACTACTGATCGTAATAACTCAAAGCCCTGATTCTCTATTCCTTTAACCCGCCATGTAAGTTGAATCCTACTTCTAACAGTCTTACCTATATCTGCAGGGCATGTTGGAGAACCAGGTCCAGGCGATATAACAATATTATCAAAAGCACCGTCCTCATACAAGAGGCGGTAAATGTCTTTCCATGTCAGCTCATCATTTCGCACAACTACGGGTGGCACTGACAAAATTACAGACCATAAGGAAAGATGTCAGACAACTTCCACCAAGTTAATATTTAGTTCTTCTTTAGTAACAAGAATTTATTCCACCATGCAAAGTGCAGAAAACTAATAGAAAAGCTTTCAGGTTATAGGGGGAACTCTTTACCCAAATGAAGAAGTAGCATAAAAGAAATTGAGAATTCAGATGAAGTTGTAACTTAATACATCAATGAACATTCGAAAACCATTTTAGATCATAATGCCCAGATCCACCATTTGTTTTGGAGTATGAAATcaatgttttgaaatctcgaaatggAGACTAAACAATGTATCATATGCCCGAAAACATCTTTATCACATAACTGTCATGTATACCTCACTAGGGTTCATAAGGAGAACTCCATAGGTTTCTTGATGTAAAAACAGAAACATATTTCCATAGAATTCAATACTACATATCcttatgtatttaaatttaaagttatcATAAATGcaaccaatctatttgaaaagaatttaagTAAGAAATATATAAGTAATTGCTATAAATATATGCACATGCAAAGGCATACACAAGTAGGAAGGAGATGGAGACAGAGAACTCACCGCCATTAATTACACTTAGCTCCTGATAAATGTTGTATGTGTAACTATCATAGTTATCAATTAACAATGTCCTCACAAATTCCAGCTTCTTTCTTGGCTCCATTTGCCGTTTCTTTCCCATGAATGATCCCTCTAAATGGCCAGGAACTAGATGGCTTGATATCACCAATTTTCTAGCATCAGAATATGATGATAGAAAATAATGCTTTTTTATGTAACCACCAGCCCTTGTGAAAGATTTAGATGCCACTGGATTTGCCTTTGCATTCTTCAAACTCTCTAAACTTGGATATGAGAGTTCAGAAGAAGAACATAAAGTGAAGCCCATTTTTTGCATCAAAAGGGAAGTTTGGTAAAAATTTAGACGAAAACTCCCCTTACCTTCTGCAGAAAAAGTTCCTCtcattagatttttttataaaatacctTTCCAAACCTCAATGACTATACTACGCAATGTGACAGTACTCTTGCCACCATCTACAGATCTATAAGGAGATTACTTAGGTCATGCTTAAAGTGAACAAATTTACGTTAGAAGCCAATTTTTTCCCCTTCATAAAAAAGGAGAATTTCTACCTACAGATGCCTTTGAGGCTAACCTATTATGAAATATAGCTATAGCCATTGAAAGAGGCAACCTTGTATGCATCAAGTAAacacatattaaaatataaatgtatgcAAAATGAATAAGTAAACTAATGCTACTTTTTACCAATAGATTTGAATATAAAAGATCATAAGATGTAATTAAACAGATAAAGTAGATCATAagataaaatgattttcattcatttcaaatGAGAACAATAGCCTAATCCTACATAATAAAACCTTCAGCATCtttggaagaaaatgaataaagTGACCATTAATTGAAAAGGCAAATCTGGTTGCTAAGAGTTATGAAATTGCACAAACAATGACCTTTCATTATGAGACAAATATAAAAGCACACAAGTGTAACACAAATCATACTGCAAAGGTCCAACGCAAACATGAAAAAAGTACCCTTTTCAAAAGAActggaaaaggaaaagagaacCTTTGTaataaagccaaaaaaaaaatccaattgaAGTAACAATCTAACATATATGCAATAGCAAAGGGTGTCAAAAACTCAAGTATTCAGAAGAAACAAAAATCTATTATTTATTGAACTATTAAAACGACATATAagaaacattaataaaaaaaatacaaaataataataataataaaagttgatAAGCAGATCTTACACATAAAGAAAGAAACAATTAAAAAAGGAATAAAACCCAAAAGACAGGAACATAAGAGAAGGTGAAAGAGACCAAAACCTTAAAGATTGTTAGAACATAAAGTTTGATGCTTTTGCAGAGGGTGTTTTGTATATTGGTGAAAAAATGGTGGAGGAAAGAGAGGATAGAAACAAAAAGGATTTGAAGCTGGTGGAGAAGGAGGCGCCTAACACGGGCTGAAAAACATAGAAAAGCAAAAGGCAAAGAGAAGCGGATCCAGATTCCAGAATTTAGTTGGCCATTCGACCCCACTTGattttgggaaattttttttcctttatttgataaaattttgggACAAATTTATGGACGTCAATAATCAAAAAAATTTggaggaaaatagaaaaaaaaataagaaaatcttacCACCTTTCAAGTCCCAAGGAATGGCCCggcatacatatatttattactttttaaatacAAAAGCTTTCTAATCCATCCGTAGGTGTTCAATTGatttgtaataataatttaaataaaaaaactctaaaatttttattttttaagtcgTTTGTTTCTTCTCTTACATTTTTGTTTAGCAACACGTTAATCTTCGAGTTGGTTACTGCCCACTTATAGCTTCCTTATTTGTAGATAAAGTCAGTTCGGAATTATCTTTTATTTCAAGGTATAACTTGTATTCATATGCTTCATATTCGTCTGGAGTTTGCTCCCAAAAATATAGTCATCTCTACCCCTCACATCAACCTCACGAGCCTCTTATCTATTATTATTCGATCACGACGGGGGCAAGGCAAAATAGAAAAACTCACATTAGGTTTAGAAATAACCAAGCTCGAACTGATAACTTCCACCACGTCAAGATTTGTCTTCTCTATCTCTTTTTTTCCATTCAGTCCCACTAAATCTCTCTATCTCTTTTCTCCTCATTTACTCTACGTGTCTTCTCTCTTTTTAATTTGTAGATTTATTTTATGAGTATCTTTGTTATCTTAACAAGTTATGATAGACAGATGATGGTGACTGTCGTTACTGAAACAACATCGGCCACCAATAATTTATCTTAGAATCCTAAATTATATGGTCTGGTTCAtagaatgaatttaaaaaaaaaatctatattgctattatttaaaTGTGCGACTAAATTAATTCACAGGTTAACTTAATATCAATTCATcaatgaaattactaaaataacatatattattatgcACATAGCTTCTTCcttttcatataaaaaatcaataaaaaaagttacaaatgctttttttttaagttacaaatgttaaaatttcaacTTTCCACGCCAtcatttatgaaatattttctttatcatatgaattaaaactttatttttaatattattatacatttcaattttaatataatttatattttatctttatatattaaaaaaaatttctcaaacTATAATCGCTTATTTAGATAAacctttatactatttttttatatttaggaataGTAAAACTCGAACCATTCAATATATTCTGAATCGATTCATTTCaaatagaatatttttttttaagtagATGCGGGGCGAGGTAGATTTTTCTTTTGAATAGTGATTATGGTAATTATTTGCCCTGCCCCACTCCActatattaaattatcattttatcctttTATATATAAAGAGTAAAccattaaaatagtcatttttgtttgtctcaagttacattttaatcacttatgtttgaaatgttacgttttagtcacttacgttatcatgttgtaacattttagtcactgagcgttaattatcgttaacgatgtaacggtaagctgacgtggcacgttaaatcatcatttcaaatgaaaattttaggttaaattatacaattggttcctttttttttcattttgagcaatttaacttttttttcttttatgttctttgaactttccttttttttcctcccttctccatttcttttaatgtagtttttctgtattttccatttgttaaaattagtccctatacttttattttaaaaactatacAAACATAATCTTTACCCACCAAATAAATCAAGTCTTTGTTTCTTTCACATGATTCCTAAATTGAATTTAACTCAAAATTGGATATcaatcattcttaatcaaatcGAGATTTGAATATAACCTAAATCAGAAACTAAAATTAGATCTaactaatcaaaataaaaaacccaTATCCTTAATCGAATCTatgttagatttgtaaaataaatctaaagtAAAACTGAATAAactaggatctatcatgtcaaatcatcaagaataaatcaagaacaaaactagatgcggaagcgtacttgaatccatgaattccttgaaGTTTTACCGGATCTTGGGGACTCCATCTTTCAAGTTAACActcaagaaattcagagaatatctgctctTTCTTTATaatcctaatatttataaccttggcatattagttctaatcaaattctaattagcccatcattaattagaatttgataaGAActtaattactagagtatctatacatatttgacccatactttatttaataattaaagcccaataaaattttaaccaaattagatcacttttaatttgggctaacctattatgatagtaaataataacatgtaattacccttattatacatgtgatgtctatattttccaacaatctaaacataaattgaattctttatagtcaaaatattttttttccatttccaaACTTTTACGGAATCATGTAAATTATtcatttctctcttcttcttttttgacgAATAAATTAAGCAAACGATAAAATTGATCTAAACATTTTTGGATATTCCCAAGCAAGCTTGATTGAAAGCCGAGCACGGATGAACTGAAGAGAGAAAGAGAGCACGAAACCAAACTGGTTTAAGTACAGTTGATGGTAAGTTTCGTATGGTGATTATTTTAGTCACTGAGAGTGTAGAGCTCGTTTGAAGAATCTGCGGAACAACATAGTTTCAAGAGGGCAAGAATGCTGTAGGTAAGATAGAATAGGTGGTCGTGTGAGTTGGTTAGGAGGTTAATGGAACGGGCTCGAGAAACTTTGTTGAGGGTGGACTGCCATAAGTCACAACTGGCGAAGTCTTCGAGTTAGGCAAGCTTGTGGACTAGGTCATTGAGAGACCCAAATTGGTTCGTTAAAGTGATGATGGATGATGAGGGTTTGTAATTGTGAGGTAAGAATATgcaaaataagttttattttagtttcagcttttgccttttcttttttcataaacttaaaaaagttttaacaaatagaaaaaattgaaaaattatgttaaaagagatggagaagagaGGAAATCAGGgagagaagcaaaagagaatagaaaaaaaaagttaaaagaatataaaagaaaaaaattaaattgcttaaaacgaAAAATTATGGATATCAATAGTATaacttaacctaaaatttttatttgaaataatgatttaccGTGCCACGTCAACTTACTGTTACATTGTTAATGACAATTAACAGCTTAGGGACTAAttataaaatttgtgtgtgtacatatataaatagttataatgAAACATAGATTCCTAAATTTGACATTTACATATTTCATAAACACTTGTTCTCTTAATTacttcatattaaaaaaaattgataatttataaGAGGAGAGCAAAACCCTAACAACAACGCGACATGATTCCAGATCACACCTGAGACAATAAATACCTTAACTATCAAGCCAATACACAAGGTTCgcatcatattaaaattttaaagcaatttttttaagtaaaaagtaTCAATCAGATAAAGTACTAATCCATGATAAAAGATTTTCGTTATTATTAAGTTTTAGTTAACATTTAATTTCGagtatttgattaaattttgacAAGTAAGACATGCCACGTGACTATTTGgagtataaaattatattatttataaattgataTTAGATCTAATGTATTAGGTtaattaggatttttttattAGTACTTTAATTAGGATATTTAGTTATAATGTTAGGAGTccttttgattttaaattaattctaaaagaaatatttttaatttaaaagaaaatttttatttgtgTCTTATCTCGTTCTAgacgagaaattattttatgggtCCTTCTCACTATATTGTCCATGTTTCTTTTCCAATTAATTAATGGAATGcaacaatttttttcatgtcattagcatataatttttgtattttttattctgAACCCTATACCCTAAACATCAAACCTGAAACCTAGAACCCAGAACCTAAATCCCAAATCCAAAACTCTAAACTTTAAATCTTAAACTTTAAACCTCAAACATTGAACCCGTTTGGGGTTCGGCGTTTGGGATTCTGGTTTGGGCTTGGAGGTTCTTGTTCAAGTTCAAGGTTCTAGGTTTAGAATTCGAGGTTCGATGTTCGAGGTTTAaggtaaaaaaattacaaaaattatgtgtcaatggcatggaaaaaaaattgttgaaatgtcattaaataatagaaaaaccaTGAATGATGTTGTGGGAAATATTCATAAAACAATTTCTCGCTCCAAACTTTTTTAAGGGTATTAATTGCATAATTtatcataataatttaatttaattttttgtatattcgtattttttttattccgtgtgtttatattattataaaatttattaatttgtaaatgttaataattatagttaaatatatttcatcacATTTATGTACTCAATCATGATAATTTTTACTTcatgatatttattattaattaatatgatataaatattatatttaagattttaatttaatttttcaaaacatagaaagatatattttaattaaaataaaaataaaattcatttaatccATGATTGTAAATATAACATTCATTTTCTTTCCAAGTAAACAAACTCATACCCAAACCTAAAATATCAAGAACACAAGTAGCccaaacaaagaaaaaagaagccCAAACAACCCAAGcccaaaaagaaaaatgatgaaaaaaaagaagaagaaaaaaaaagaaccccACGTTTAGAACCtccatattttttcttttctttttttttcctcttcttcttcttcacccaCTTTCCCCAAACAAAACCCTAATACTATTAGACCATCAAGTTGTCGCCGTTAACCCCATTCGCCGTCTTACGTCACCGCCGTCAACCCCTTTCGTCGTCTTACGTCACCGCCGACAATCGTTTGCAAGCCAAAGCTGTTGTCTTTCCACCGCCGAGCTTGCTCAAGTAACCATCACCTCTTCTTGACCAGCTAAAACCTCCCATTTTTCACGAAAACACCACCACTCATCTCATCTCTGCTGCTCCATCGTATCATTTTCCGTGCACCACCACTGATCGAGTTCGTCCATCACCAAACCTTCACCTTTAACAACCACCACCTTCTTAAAACCTAACCGCCACATTTACAACAACAAACCTCACTCTTTTTCCCCATTACCGCTGACCTTCAAAGCCCCATCCCAACcttaaaagaaccgattaaaacTCTACACAAACTCTCTCAACATCGTTTCAGCTGTCCGTCACCGTCTACACAATCATTGTCGATTGATTTTTGAGCCCAAAAATAGACCATGGTTGGCACTAGAAACCAGTTGGCCGACAGATTCCCGTTTCACTTAATTTAGGTCAAAACTAATTTTCAGCATCACCAGTCGTCAACCCAGATGATGAAGATCTAGAACCACCACCATCGATGCATGTTGCTGGATCGAGTCGACTCCAACGTCAAAGAAGCCCGACACTGGTTGAAATAGAAAGTCCACAAGTTTGTCCTGACACTTCTAACGACAAAAGGTATAATGTTCCAATTTTACAACCTATTTTACTATTACTAACGTTTCCTATAGGTCGTTTAGACGGAGCTAACACTTCAGGTCACGATGATCT includes these proteins:
- the LOC121207735 gene encoding aminodeoxychorismate synthase, chloroplastic is translated as MQKMGFTLCSSSELSYPSLESLKNAKANPVASKSFTRAGGYIKKHYFLSSYSDARKLVISSHLVPGHLEGSFMGKKRQMEPRKKLEFVRTLLIDNYDSYTYNIYQELSVINGVPPVVVRNDELTWKDIYRLLYEDGAFDNIVISPGPGSPTCPADIGVCRQLLLECWDIPILGVCLGHQALGYAHDAQIIHASEPIHGRLSEIEHNGCNLFANIPSGRNSRFKVVRYHSLVIDAESLPKDLIPIAWTASDDTLSFLETQKFDAIPDAYESERQKANFDSFSAKNGSYWGHVNGTKSRKVVMGIRHATWPHYGVQFHPESVATTYGRQIFKNFREITKDYWLQTSSSFSSDRNIHYTASMQVPHATGLFGAVHRQSVKKADFRVNGEACSSGQFMRGANQRNLGFFDMVNILPPSLGAKFLRLKWRKFGHLASEVGGARNIFTELFGKNKAENTFWLDSSSTEKGRARFSFMGGKGGDLWKQLTFRLSEESDTAGERGGHLLIEDNKGFTCSKILEEGFFEYLNKELLSLYHEEKDYEGLPFDFYGGFIGYIGYNLKVECGAASNAHKSTTPDACFFFADNLVVIDHHTNDVYVLSLQEGNTTKTQWLDDTEKKLVSLKGSATRQLHERISKPVANSPREAGFLSEKSQKQYVSDVEKCLEYIKDGESYELCLTTQFRKFIGEVDPLRLYLHLREKNPAPYASWLNFSKENLCICSSSPERFLQLDRNGILEAKPIKGTIARGTTPEKDERLKLQLQYSEKDQAENLMIVDLLRNDLGRVCEPGTVHVPHLMEVESYATVHTMVSTIRGKKQSNVSAVDCVKAAFPGGSMTGAPKLRSMELLDSIESCSRGIYSGSIGFFSYNQTFDLNIVIRTVVIHENEATIGAGGAIVALSDPEKEYEEMVLKTRAPANAVMEF